Proteins co-encoded in one Paracrocinitomix mangrovi genomic window:
- a CDS encoding DUF7638 domain-containing protein, with translation MGLFKKKKSANSGNHTKIRRKVEIEGLSIPGIIFNLDYHIIDLKVYSDGIVDCWEMVDLPIFQEKLKKNWVVTSIPEGGEISIFELGRWKIKNGNWNFNQQTYFDFVKSLVKELNPKMENLYNMHGTTSLKVNGVNTFKLGISSPEPYYVANEIGIHKETFAGKKFSVFFRDEDDQFYFSQMSIFKDGLVQLNDIPNSKTYKFEDIRKLIDSKTILSEIPNGNRVNLGNLGSFELESGYGVDIEEKYLDFQDQFNVLQGKEDSLRKCIRIFKEFMEQPTASKKEELKVAYETIPKHKRMYVGDMDTKDFHLKLILYGEATKQEWEERYGYPMPDFKVPELLD, from the coding sequence ATGGGACTGTTCAAGAAAAAAAAATCAGCTAATTCAGGTAATCACACAAAAATCAGAAGAAAGGTTGAAATTGAAGGTCTGTCAATACCTGGAATAATATTTAATCTCGATTATCACATCATAGATCTAAAAGTTTATTCTGATGGAATAGTTGATTGTTGGGAAATGGTCGACCTTCCAATTTTTCAAGAAAAGCTTAAGAAAAATTGGGTTGTAACGAGCATTCCAGAAGGAGGTGAAATTTCAATCTTCGAATTGGGACGTTGGAAAATCAAAAACGGCAATTGGAATTTTAATCAACAGACATATTTTGATTTTGTTAAAAGTCTTGTTAAGGAGCTAAATCCAAAGATGGAAAACCTCTATAACATGCATGGAACCACTTCATTAAAAGTGAATGGCGTGAACACCTTTAAACTTGGAATTTCTTCACCAGAACCTTACTACGTGGCAAATGAAATTGGAATACACAAAGAAACTTTTGCTGGAAAGAAATTCTCGGTTTTCTTTCGTGACGAAGATGACCAATTCTACTTTTCTCAAATGAGCATTTTCAAAGATGGACTTGTACAATTAAATGACATACCAAATAGTAAAACATACAAATTTGAGGACATAAGAAAACTAATTGATTCCAAGACAATTCTTTCTGAAATTCCAAACGGCAATCGTGTTAACCTTGGAAACCTTGGGTCATTTGAATTAGAATCTGGCTATGGTGTTGACATTGAAGAAAAATACCTTGATTTTCAAGATCAGTTCAACGTGCTACAAGGAAAAGAAGACTCATTGAGAAAATGCATTCGTATTTTCAAAGAGTTCATGGAACAGCCAACTGCCAGCAAGAAGGAAGAATTGAAAGTTGCATACGAAACTATTCCGAAACATAAAAGGATGTACGTTGGAGATATGGACACCAAAGACTTTCATTTGAAGCTGATTCTGTATGGTGAAGCTACTAAGCAAGAATGGGAAGAACGTTATGGTTACCCTATGCCTGATTT